One segment of Rhodopirellula baltica SH 1 DNA contains the following:
- a CDS encoding YbcC family protein, which produces MTNKANLPSNESIMNTLAPEQKKSKANAQPFSVFVPAAYEDPHVYRQVEELLDQVCQVVSPVWPLKDWIAVNPYAGLSERSFHESRDYLRVFSKCELLPSMDHFSAHYQSGSFAESHIEAALLENSPGKDLSQKKADVLKALQTRLHTGDASKQTMPEKSSLPRIATIADRLSAHGEVDWTEIVKDEIGKHCSAHYDEGQSTWASPWRNLPLYQAWRNKAKIDRGIEILGLTGFRHFVDELPHTVEATIVHLLQRLNIPRALWETFLLAHAFSLPGWSGWTKYQGLQTDPTGTGRMQFDDFRGLLAMSLAYDVAISEAFLFEVNWSSVLDHQSLSLMDSDNDCKSDRKILLRAMEIAYRDDLLAKLPVRELTTDHVADEDFEEPTNLATKPAVQMAFCIDVRSERFRRHLEQVDASVDTLGIAGFFGLPFEYVPLGQSSGDTHAPVLLSPKFALREKSSPCVGDCATSRNDTAEKQVSVRNGKKLWKRLQTSAVGCFSFVETIGLFSGFDLATRLMSPKFRNSLRIKHPSKLHDVEATPLDLDHLVEQGIDLDQQTDLVEGLLNSMGLSDDFAPLVVLCGHGSQTDNNAMAAGLDCGACGGHSGAPNARLAAILLNDRRIQKRLSDRGIEIPAETHVIAAWHNTTTDQIEWLDLDAVPASHQSRIVELQNVADAASHLTREERLPLLNESCTDSLISRASDWSQTRPEWGLAGNASMLIGPRELTRGRSLDGRVFLHSYNQTTDPKGAVLESILTAPMVVAHWINMQYYASTVDPTLFGSGCKTIHNVVGQFGVLSGNGGDLQAGLPNQSLGCGLKMQHLPLRLQTVVVASRESIDRVIAKHANIRNLLQNGWVHMVAIDSGQKYRYHSDGSWVQLRTENTSRAESEWQVVGGTC; this is translated from the coding sequence TTGACCAACAAAGCCAACCTTCCATCCAACGAATCGATCATGAATACGCTCGCTCCTGAACAGAAGAAATCCAAAGCCAACGCACAACCATTCAGCGTCTTTGTCCCCGCTGCTTACGAAGATCCACATGTTTACCGACAAGTCGAAGAGTTGCTCGACCAAGTCTGCCAAGTGGTCTCTCCCGTCTGGCCATTGAAAGATTGGATCGCCGTGAATCCGTACGCTGGATTGTCCGAACGCTCCTTCCACGAATCGCGAGACTACCTGCGAGTCTTCTCGAAATGCGAGTTGCTACCATCGATGGATCACTTCTCGGCGCACTACCAGTCTGGCAGCTTTGCTGAGTCGCACATCGAAGCAGCTCTGCTGGAAAACTCACCTGGAAAGGATCTCTCGCAGAAGAAAGCAGACGTCCTGAAAGCTTTGCAAACCAGACTTCACACCGGAGACGCCTCAAAGCAAACGATGCCTGAAAAGTCGTCGCTTCCAAGAATCGCAACCATTGCTGATCGGCTGTCTGCCCACGGTGAAGTGGACTGGACCGAGATCGTGAAAGACGAAATCGGCAAGCATTGTTCGGCTCACTACGACGAAGGCCAATCGACTTGGGCCAGCCCGTGGCGAAACCTTCCGCTGTATCAGGCTTGGCGAAACAAGGCCAAAATCGATCGAGGGATCGAGATTCTCGGCCTGACTGGCTTTCGACACTTCGTTGATGAACTGCCGCACACAGTTGAAGCAACGATCGTGCATCTGTTGCAACGCCTGAACATCCCACGCGCATTGTGGGAAACGTTCCTCTTGGCTCACGCGTTCTCGCTTCCCGGTTGGAGCGGATGGACCAAGTACCAAGGTTTGCAGACCGATCCGACTGGGACCGGCCGAATGCAGTTTGATGACTTCCGTGGCTTGCTCGCCATGTCGCTCGCATACGACGTTGCGATTTCCGAAGCGTTTCTGTTCGAGGTGAATTGGTCGTCGGTTCTGGATCATCAAAGTTTGTCGCTGATGGATTCCGACAACGATTGCAAATCCGATCGGAAGATCCTGTTGCGAGCGATGGAAATTGCCTACCGAGACGACTTGCTCGCCAAGTTGCCGGTGCGCGAACTCACGACCGACCACGTTGCTGATGAAGATTTCGAAGAACCAACCAACTTGGCCACCAAACCTGCCGTGCAAATGGCGTTCTGCATCGACGTCCGATCCGAACGATTTCGACGCCACCTCGAGCAAGTCGACGCATCGGTCGACACGCTCGGTATTGCAGGATTCTTTGGACTGCCATTTGAATACGTCCCGCTCGGTCAATCTTCCGGCGACACTCACGCCCCCGTGCTGTTGTCGCCCAAGTTTGCTCTGCGAGAAAAATCATCGCCATGCGTCGGCGACTGTGCGACTTCGCGAAACGACACCGCTGAAAAACAAGTCTCGGTTCGAAACGGAAAGAAGCTCTGGAAGCGACTTCAGACTTCCGCCGTCGGCTGCTTCTCGTTTGTGGAAACCATCGGCTTGTTCTCAGGTTTCGATTTGGCCACTCGGTTGATGAGCCCCAAGTTTCGAAACAGCTTGCGAATCAAACATCCATCCAAGTTGCACGACGTCGAAGCAACACCACTGGATTTGGATCACTTGGTCGAACAAGGCATCGACTTGGATCAGCAAACCGATTTAGTGGAAGGTCTCCTCAACAGCATGGGGCTGAGCGACGACTTTGCACCCTTGGTCGTTCTCTGCGGGCATGGCAGCCAAACCGACAACAACGCCATGGCCGCCGGATTGGATTGTGGTGCCTGCGGAGGTCACTCGGGGGCTCCCAACGCGAGACTGGCTGCGATCTTGCTGAACGATCGACGGATTCAGAAACGGTTGTCGGATCGAGGGATTGAGATTCCCGCCGAGACCCATGTCATCGCCGCTTGGCACAACACCACCACCGACCAAATCGAATGGTTGGATTTGGATGCGGTTCCAGCCTCGCATCAGTCTCGAATCGTCGAGCTCCAAAACGTTGCCGATGCCGCCAGTCATCTGACGCGGGAAGAGCGGTTGCCGCTGCTGAACGAGAGCTGCACCGATTCGCTGATTTCGCGTGCGTCCGACTGGTCGCAAACGCGTCCTGAATGGGGATTGGCGGGCAATGCCAGCATGTTGATCGGGCCTCGAGAATTGACCCGAGGACGATCACTCGACGGGCGGGTCTTCCTTCACAGCTACAATCAAACAACCGATCCAAAGGGTGCCGTGTTGGAATCCATCCTCACCGCTCCGATGGTCGTGGCACACTGGATCAACATGCAATACTACGCCTCCACCGTCGATCCAACTCTTTTCGGCAGCGGATGCAAAACCATCCACAATGTTGTCGGTCAATTTGGTGTCTTGTCGGGCAACGGCGGCGATCTTCAAGCGGGTTTGCCGAACCAATCCCTTGGTTGCGGCTTAAAGATGCAGCATCTTCCCTTACGCCTTCAAACTGTCGTGGTTGCCAGCCGGGAATCCATTGACCGGGTCATCGCCAAGCATGCCAACATTCGTAATTTGCTGCAAAACGGCTGGGTGCACATGGTCGCCATCGACTCTGGCCAGAAGTACCGCTACCACTCGGACGGATCTTGGGTTCAACTGCGGACTGAAAACACGTCCCGGGCCGAAAGCGAATGGCAAGTCGTCGGCGGCACGTGCTGA
- a CDS encoding proton-conducting transporter transmembrane domain-containing protein, with protein sequence MSDWLNFLPMLLPTALVAAVLVPDSLTRRHVVSWRRWINIAVASQVAVLLVVFAIRWWGVASGATDGLLASGELSSGELGVASPVLLDGLSGLMLLLVTFIGWVTCQYSIEYLDGSPNQGRYYRFSAVTIGAVSWMVVSGHLVVFAVAWIAMNLALHQLLVLHPEQPGAKRAAWTKFAINRVGDVALLAGFGLLFVHFDSPYLQDIFASVGNMVIDSQSVPTTLLAACAFLMIAAVIQSVQFPFHTWLPETLNSPTPVSALMHAGIVNAGGYLVIRFSPIFELVPTNLHVLAIIGLFTTVMAAAVMMTQTSVKKSLAYSTIAQMGFMMLQCGLGAYTAATVHIVAHSLYKANSFLRSGSVVSDAKAITGASDLKQPLTWYETTFAITAACVLFAIVSIQLNVSPNEKAGGLILGGILCLALSHWIGEAIRSGSRWLVVQCTAISGLICLLYVGCYLATDALTAGSLPSLPTPTNNLVVTSTIAAGFAGLLVLQSRIRSASETPWLQTLQIHASNGFYIDHCIRRVFRAFASA encoded by the coding sequence ATGTCCGATTGGTTGAACTTTTTGCCGATGCTCCTTCCAACGGCGCTCGTCGCAGCCGTTTTGGTACCGGACTCGCTGACCCGCCGGCACGTGGTTTCTTGGCGGCGGTGGATCAACATCGCGGTTGCGTCGCAGGTCGCTGTTTTGCTGGTCGTGTTCGCTATCCGGTGGTGGGGTGTCGCCTCCGGTGCAACGGACGGACTTCTTGCATCAGGTGAACTTTCATCCGGAGAGCTCGGAGTCGCGTCTCCGGTGCTGCTCGATGGTCTGTCGGGTTTGATGCTGCTCTTGGTCACCTTCATTGGTTGGGTCACCTGCCAGTATTCCATCGAGTACTTGGACGGATCGCCAAACCAAGGACGCTACTATCGCTTCAGTGCGGTGACGATCGGCGCGGTCAGCTGGATGGTGGTATCCGGACACTTGGTCGTGTTCGCAGTGGCCTGGATCGCCATGAACTTGGCCCTGCATCAATTGTTGGTGCTCCATCCCGAACAACCCGGTGCCAAACGCGCCGCGTGGACGAAGTTCGCGATCAACCGAGTCGGCGACGTGGCTTTGCTTGCTGGGTTCGGGCTGCTGTTCGTCCACTTCGATTCCCCTTACTTGCAAGACATTTTCGCATCCGTCGGAAACATGGTGATCGATTCGCAGTCCGTACCGACAACGCTGTTAGCCGCTTGTGCGTTCTTGATGATCGCTGCCGTCATTCAATCGGTTCAGTTTCCGTTCCACACTTGGTTGCCAGAAACGCTGAACAGCCCCACACCGGTCTCGGCGTTGATGCACGCTGGCATCGTCAACGCGGGTGGATACCTGGTGATTCGTTTCTCACCCATCTTTGAGTTGGTTCCAACCAACCTGCACGTCTTAGCGATCATCGGTTTGTTCACAACCGTGATGGCGGCCGCCGTGATGATGACTCAAACCAGCGTGAAGAAGTCGCTTGCCTATTCCACGATCGCGCAGATGGGATTCATGATGCTGCAGTGCGGATTGGGTGCCTACACCGCGGCAACCGTGCACATCGTCGCGCACTCACTCTACAAAGCCAACTCGTTTCTACGATCCGGCAGCGTGGTCAGTGATGCCAAGGCGATCACCGGCGCGAGCGATTTGAAGCAACCACTGACTTGGTATGAGACAACCTTCGCCATCACCGCCGCGTGCGTCTTGTTCGCAATCGTCTCGATCCAGCTGAATGTCTCGCCCAACGAGAAAGCCGGCGGGTTGATTCTCGGCGGGATTCTTTGCTTGGCCCTGTCACACTGGATTGGTGAAGCCATCCGGTCCGGGTCTCGGTGGCTGGTCGTGCAGTGCACTGCCATCTCGGGACTGATCTGTTTGCTCTACGTCGGATGCTACTTGGCAACGGACGCGTTGACCGCCGGCAGTCTTCCGAGCTTGCCAACGCCAACCAACAACCTCGTCGTGACATCCACGATCGCGGCTGGCTTCGCCGGATTGCTGGTCCTGCAGTCGCGAATCCGTTCCGCCAGCGAAACGCCATGGTTGCAAACGCTGCAGATTCACGCGTCCAACGGTTTCTACATCGACCACTGCATCCGACGCGTCTTTCGAGCCTTCGCCTCGGCATGA
- a CDS encoding helix-turn-helix transcriptional regulator has product MAQLKHFEIAGNRGPGGPKTMAAKKVSRGKSSARKSKTDPATPAAEPTAEKKSSLDPGTAEERRSSARWTFLTNHAHVLIALHARPDLVLREVAVEVGITERAVQRIVQDLEEEGFIRREKVGRKNHYEVLPDQALRHPIEAHRNIGDLLRLITG; this is encoded by the coding sequence GTGGCTCAGCTCAAACACTTTGAAATCGCAGGAAACCGCGGCCCAGGCGGACCCAAGACAATGGCAGCGAAGAAAGTCAGTCGCGGAAAGAGTTCCGCACGAAAATCCAAGACCGATCCGGCGACACCGGCGGCCGAGCCAACCGCCGAAAAGAAGTCGTCACTTGATCCTGGGACGGCAGAAGAACGTCGTTCCAGTGCACGCTGGACGTTTCTGACCAACCACGCACACGTGTTGATCGCGTTGCATGCCCGACCGGATTTGGTGCTGCGTGAAGTCGCAGTGGAGGTCGGGATCACCGAACGAGCGGTTCAGCGAATCGTCCAGGACCTGGAAGAAGAAGGATTCATCCGACGCGAAAAAGTGGGACGCAAGAACCACTATGAAGTCTTGCCCGACCAAGCACTGCGTCACCCGATCGAAGCGCACCGCAACATTGGCGATCTTCTCAGGCTCATCACTGGTTGA
- a CDS encoding response regulator transcription factor: protein MKESTVFLIEESSSRWDSVSSLLRSNDFAVTTFNHPSQFYESYNPRIPGCMVMDLSISLVAGITLAEQISEKGYCPPYIIVGGEPRACDLSRAMRSGAQDFFERPLDGSLFITRVRAALQQDDQLRQQWLADQSVLKRIDSLSPREREILALVMDGRLSKQIASQLDISVKTVEAHRANILRKMHVDSFIQVVCLIANKHEWLESSSSAVA, encoded by the coding sequence GTGAAGGAATCCACTGTCTTTTTGATTGAAGAGTCATCATCGCGATGGGACTCGGTGTCGAGTCTCTTGCGGTCGAATGATTTCGCAGTCACAACATTCAACCATCCCAGCCAGTTCTACGAGTCGTACAATCCTCGCATCCCCGGATGCATGGTGATGGACCTAAGTATCTCGCTGGTCGCCGGTATCACGCTCGCCGAACAGATCTCCGAGAAGGGCTATTGCCCGCCCTACATCATCGTGGGAGGTGAACCACGCGCTTGCGACCTCTCTCGTGCGATGCGAAGTGGGGCCCAGGATTTCTTCGAAAGGCCACTGGATGGTTCGTTGTTCATCACACGCGTCCGCGCTGCATTACAACAGGACGATCAATTGCGTCAGCAGTGGTTGGCGGATCAAAGCGTGCTGAAACGGATCGACTCGTTGAGTCCCCGCGAGCGGGAAATACTGGCGTTGGTGATGGACGGGCGATTGTCGAAACAGATCGCCTCCCAGCTCGACATCTCTGTCAAAACGGTGGAAGCCCATCGCGCAAACATCTTGCGGAAGATGCACGTCGATTCGTTCATCCAAGTTGTTTGCTTGATTGCCAATAAACATGAATGGTTGGAATCGTCATCGTCTGCCGTCGCTTGA
- a CDS encoding AAA family ATPase: METWILHECDDKANSLRKGIRDLGLECPPERSVELCPDSDTTVDPFIGERLVFLVLSQIQPEHFAVLHALKHAGDCKVVVVATVVNPDSILELFRAGATDFVRWGEPVIDEVGKVISRLRSETIQKRCDGNMLAVIPTASVSDSNLLSCNLAATIAGQLGGCALIDMRCGGGDLAAMLKLEPEHTLRSLLNQDDGVDQSMVEQAMKCHPCGIKLLASPPICSRMSELKSQWCETILNMVSAGHACSVVQLDDPIQAEDLGVLESFDAIVLATRLDVVSLLRTKEYLRFLKTKQKSDASIHVFAMGTGHAGELPVRSVEKLLKLNAIHCVPDDPVAVTMSLNMGNPVVLESSSSPIAKAIRDATWTIPTVRGLVRSDNLCPPPRPKGLLNSIGLSLVTGLISQPNQAARQESFGF; encoded by the coding sequence ATGGAAACCTGGATCCTGCACGAGTGCGATGACAAAGCGAATTCCCTTCGCAAAGGAATTCGAGACTTGGGATTGGAATGTCCGCCCGAGCGATCAGTCGAACTCTGTCCCGATAGCGACACGACCGTCGATCCGTTCATCGGTGAGCGGTTGGTCTTCTTGGTGCTCAGTCAAATTCAACCGGAACACTTCGCGGTCCTTCATGCGCTCAAGCATGCCGGCGATTGCAAGGTCGTTGTGGTAGCGACGGTCGTGAACCCGGATTCCATCTTGGAACTGTTCCGTGCCGGAGCGACCGACTTTGTTCGCTGGGGTGAGCCCGTGATCGATGAAGTTGGCAAAGTCATCTCACGTTTGAGATCGGAAACCATTCAGAAGCGATGCGATGGCAATATGCTGGCCGTGATCCCGACCGCATCGGTCAGCGATTCGAATTTGTTGTCTTGCAATTTGGCAGCAACCATCGCCGGTCAGTTGGGCGGATGTGCATTGATCGATATGCGTTGCGGCGGTGGGGATCTCGCGGCGATGTTGAAACTGGAACCCGAACACACGCTTCGATCCTTGTTGAATCAAGATGACGGTGTCGACCAATCAATGGTCGAACAGGCGATGAAGTGTCATCCATGCGGGATCAAACTGCTGGCCAGTCCGCCAATTTGCAGCCGGATGAGTGAACTGAAATCGCAGTGGTGCGAGACCATTCTCAACATGGTGTCCGCCGGCCACGCATGCTCGGTGGTGCAACTGGACGACCCCATTCAGGCGGAAGACCTGGGCGTGTTGGAATCGTTTGATGCGATCGTACTTGCCACGCGGCTCGACGTGGTGTCGCTGCTGAGAACGAAAGAGTACCTGCGTTTTCTCAAGACCAAACAAAAGTCGGATGCTTCGATTCACGTCTTTGCGATGGGAACCGGGCACGCCGGTGAGTTGCCGGTGCGGTCTGTTGAAAAGCTTTTGAAGCTCAATGCGATTCACTGCGTCCCCGACGATCCCGTCGCGGTGACGATGTCATTGAACATGGGCAACCCGGTTGTCTTGGAGTCCTCTTCGTCGCCGATCGCGAAAGCAATTCGTGATGCGACATGGACCATTCCGACCGTCCGCGGTTTGGTCCGGTCTGACAACCTGTGCCCCCCACCGCGGCCGAAGGGTTTGCTCAACAGCATCGGGCTGTCCTTGGTAACCGGTTTGATATCGCAACCGAACCAAGCGGCTAGGCAGGAGTCGTTCGGCTTTTGA
- a CDS encoding CpaF family protein, translated as MIRSATIDPEARENRFQQLKAEIHEKLISGIDMAVSRSVKEDRLREELRRGAEQLSRMHSDLLSQAERQRLIDELVDETMGLGPLEPLMRDPSVSDILVNGPDCVYVERGGVLEPTPIKFRDNDHLVDIVRKIAGRVGRRIDESSPMVDARLLDGSRLNAVIPPLALDGALVSIRRFSTKPITAKSLIESNSATPVMLDFLAACVRARMNILISGGTGSGKTTLLNLLSAFVPKEERIATIEDAAELRLQQPHVARMETRVSNLEGRGQVTARDLLCNALRMRPDRIIMGECRGAEAFDMLQAMNTGHDGGMSTIHSNDAREAVHRLEMLVSMAATDLPMWFIHRQIASAIHIIVHVTRMPGGERKIVQISEVTGVNGETVNMHDLFVYRQTGMDEHGRSQGRFEAKGIIPQCLERLERRGWKVSRSYFREGVLSDGKLNGLRGSR; from the coding sequence ATGATTCGATCAGCAACGATTGATCCCGAAGCCCGCGAAAATCGCTTTCAACAATTGAAAGCCGAGATTCACGAGAAGTTGATCAGCGGGATCGACATGGCCGTCTCACGTTCGGTCAAAGAAGACCGCTTGCGAGAAGAGCTGCGGCGAGGTGCCGAGCAATTGTCTCGCATGCATTCCGATCTGTTGTCCCAAGCCGAACGTCAGCGACTGATTGACGAGTTGGTGGACGAGACGATGGGATTGGGGCCGTTGGAACCATTGATGCGAGACCCTTCGGTCTCAGACATTTTGGTCAATGGTCCCGACTGCGTGTATGTCGAACGGGGCGGCGTGTTGGAACCGACACCGATCAAGTTTCGAGACAACGATCACTTGGTGGACATCGTTCGCAAGATCGCGGGGCGTGTCGGACGTCGGATCGATGAGTCCAGCCCAATGGTGGACGCTCGCTTGCTGGACGGCAGTCGATTGAACGCGGTGATACCACCGTTGGCACTCGATGGTGCGTTGGTATCCATCCGACGATTCTCAACCAAACCAATCACCGCCAAATCGCTGATCGAGTCCAATTCGGCCACGCCGGTCATGTTGGATTTTCTTGCAGCCTGCGTGCGGGCACGAATGAACATTTTGATCTCGGGAGGAACAGGCAGCGGAAAAACAACACTGTTGAATTTGTTATCCGCCTTTGTGCCCAAGGAAGAGCGGATCGCAACCATCGAAGACGCGGCGGAATTGCGTCTGCAGCAACCGCACGTCGCAAGGATGGAAACTCGCGTCTCGAATTTGGAAGGTCGAGGACAGGTGACCGCCAGGGACCTGTTATGCAACGCCCTTCGGATGCGGCCGGACCGCATCATCATGGGCGAATGTCGCGGCGCGGAAGCGTTTGACATGTTGCAAGCGATGAACACCGGCCACGACGGTGGCATGTCGACCATTCACTCGAACGATGCCCGGGAAGCGGTCCATCGACTGGAGATGCTGGTCAGCATGGCGGCCACCGATTTGCCGATGTGGTTCATTCACCGTCAGATCGCCTCGGCGATTCACATCATCGTGCACGTCACGCGAATGCCAGGCGGAGAACGAAAGATCGTTCAGATTTCAGAGGTCACCGGTGTGAACGGCGAAACGGTCAACATGCATGACCTGTTTGTCTATCGCCAGACAGGCATGGACGAGCACGGTCGATCGCAAGGCCGTTTTGAGGCAAAAGGGATTATCCCCCAATGTCTGGAGCGACTGGAACGTCGAGGTTGGAAAGTGTCACGTTCGTATTTTCGTGAAGGTGTTTTGTCTGACGGAAAACTCAATGGTTTGCGGGGGTCACGATGA
- a CDS encoding type II secretion system F family protein codes for MNVWIICVGIFFTVSVVVFVSSTVFYQRVLRYQFGIHERLATLSRELDETDSASLFKEWSQAGSTGMLLGMFGGSSLTTLLNQAGIKWTVKQWWVTVLVIATVGTLLGGYWDIRLGIATGLIGLLLPFAFLFAKQNARNQQLSRQLPEVFQLISRAVRSGQTVTSALQMIAEDCPSPIREEFALCYEQQELGMWRELAFRKLAERNQVMELRIFVVALLVQNRSGGDLVELLDNLSKMVTKRLRLRDRIKALTAEGRMQALVLVVLPFVALGAIVLFSPEYAETLLERPRLLVATGVSQGIGALLIRRIVNFEY; via the coding sequence ATGAACGTTTGGATCATATGTGTTGGCATCTTCTTCACCGTTTCGGTCGTGGTCTTTGTTTCCAGCACAGTATTTTACCAACGTGTGTTGCGATATCAGTTTGGAATCCACGAACGATTGGCAACGCTCAGCCGCGAATTGGATGAAACTGATTCGGCGTCATTGTTCAAAGAGTGGTCGCAGGCTGGTTCCACCGGAATGTTGCTGGGGATGTTTGGTGGTTCGTCACTGACGACGCTGTTGAACCAAGCGGGCATCAAATGGACGGTCAAACAATGGTGGGTCACCGTGTTGGTGATCGCAACGGTCGGAACGTTGCTCGGTGGTTACTGGGACATTCGGCTCGGGATCGCGACAGGATTGATTGGGCTGCTTCTGCCGTTTGCATTCCTTTTCGCCAAACAGAACGCACGGAACCAACAACTCAGTCGACAGTTGCCGGAAGTGTTTCAATTGATCAGTCGTGCCGTACGGTCCGGCCAAACGGTGACTTCGGCACTGCAAATGATTGCGGAGGATTGTCCATCACCGATCCGAGAAGAGTTTGCTCTTTGTTATGAGCAACAGGAACTCGGCATGTGGCGGGAGCTCGCGTTTCGAAAACTTGCCGAGCGAAATCAGGTGATGGAACTGCGGATCTTTGTCGTCGCATTGTTGGTGCAGAACCGATCGGGAGGCGATTTGGTCGAGTTGCTCGACAACCTGTCCAAGATGGTTACCAAACGATTGCGATTGCGTGATCGCATCAAGGCGTTGACGGCGGAAGGCCGGATGCAGGCCTTGGTTTTGGTGGTGCTGCCGTTTGTGGCACTGGGAGCCATCGTTTTGTTTTCGCCCGAATACGCGGAGACGCTTTTGGAACGCCCACGATTGCTTGTTGCAACCGGTGTGTCGCAAGGCATCGGGGCGTTGTTGATCCGTCGAATCGTCAACTTTGAGTATTGA
- a CDS encoding type II secretion system F family protein: MFDFFMASQWIALVGIFATVSILFYLAFLLWDPYWRIVDGRVAEMLREDDSEEAGTDQSTDFGDPKETPKSGTTWLGGKSALNLESQLINAGIHHHGMHRKLTMLRWLLFLVPPIVFGSLCYRGEMPLNWAVMSSSFLMLLAYSLPVMWLKRAVRKYHQMLRAALPDFLDLMVVCLDAGLSLQESIKQVGEELRWIHPAFTHEIDLVQHDIDLGSPVDKAIRRFADRSGYDALRTLSSLIREGQRFGTNVSESLSGHADMLRFQREQAAEENAQKASVKIILPTMLFIFPAIFIVLVSPAAFKIQEAFAAQ; the protein is encoded by the coding sequence ATGTTTGATTTCTTCATGGCTTCTCAGTGGATCGCTCTCGTTGGCATCTTTGCAACGGTATCGATACTGTTTTACCTAGCATTCCTGCTGTGGGATCCGTATTGGCGGATCGTCGATGGTCGCGTTGCCGAAATGCTGCGTGAAGACGACTCGGAAGAAGCGGGCACGGACCAGTCGACCGACTTTGGTGATCCAAAAGAAACGCCCAAGTCAGGCACGACATGGTTGGGTGGCAAAAGTGCTCTGAACTTGGAAAGCCAACTGATCAACGCGGGGATCCATCATCATGGGATGCATCGCAAATTGACGATGCTGCGTTGGTTGTTGTTTCTTGTGCCCCCGATTGTTTTTGGTTCGCTTTGCTACCGAGGCGAAATGCCGCTGAACTGGGCGGTGATGTCCAGTTCGTTTCTCATGCTGTTGGCGTATTCGTTGCCGGTCATGTGGTTGAAACGAGCGGTCCGCAAATATCACCAAATGCTTCGAGCCGCGTTGCCGGATTTCTTGGACCTGATGGTGGTCTGCTTGGATGCCGGATTGAGTCTTCAGGAAAGCATCAAACAGGTGGGTGAAGAGCTCCGTTGGATCCATCCCGCGTTCACTCATGAGATTGACTTGGTTCAGCACGACATTGATTTGGGATCGCCGGTCGACAAAGCCATTCGTCGTTTCGCCGATCGCTCGGGTTACGACGCACTTCGCACCCTCAGTTCGCTGATTCGCGAAGGCCAACGTTTCGGGACCAACGTTTCGGAATCACTCAGCGGGCATGCCGACATGCTGCGATTTCAACGAGAGCAGGCCGCCGAAGAGAACGCTCAGAAGGCATCGGTCAAGATCATCTTGCCGACGATGCTGTTCATCTTTCCCGCGATTTTCATTGTTTTGGTCAGCCCGGCCGCCTTCAAGATTCAGGAGGCGTTTGCAGCGCAATGA
- a CDS encoding TadE family protein produces MHLKRAGATATEFAIVLPMFLLLVFACCDFARVIHFRQLVANAARVGATHGALNRFTAATESDWRNDVVNVMREELAHLTSTDPNDSVIDVHFRDLSSGVRVVETEVTLPFRTVVQWPVLPTEIQVHHHAEFHQFR; encoded by the coding sequence TTGCATCTGAAACGCGCGGGAGCGACGGCAACGGAGTTTGCCATCGTGTTGCCGATGTTCTTGCTGCTCGTTTTTGCATGCTGCGATTTCGCGAGGGTGATTCACTTTCGACAACTCGTTGCCAACGCGGCTCGCGTCGGTGCCACCCATGGTGCGTTGAACCGATTCACCGCCGCCACGGAATCGGATTGGCGAAACGACGTCGTAAATGTGATGCGAGAAGAACTCGCCCACCTGACGTCAACCGACCCGAACGATTCGGTGATCGATGTCCATTTTCGCGATCTGTCCAGCGGTGTTCGTGTGGTGGAAACCGAGGTGACTTTGCCGTTTCGGACCGTGGTGCAGTGGCCCGTGCTCCCAACGGAAATTCAAGTTCATCACCATGCCGAATTTCATCAATTTCGATAG
- a CDS encoding TadE/TadG family type IV pilus assembly protein yields the protein MLKSNHRRSKSRSTKRRGASMVEAVFTLPIFLWVLFAMLDLGIAALRMNALSDAARRAGRSAMIHGSMVPDRTGSWGPTAYSGAVADGSPMVSSLATSIPTMEPDDVSVQMAWLDGDNRPGDRVRVTLQYQHTSIVPGLLPWGPFDLEGSTTMTILN from the coding sequence ATGTTGAAGTCCAATCACCGACGGTCGAAATCACGCTCCACCAAACGCCGTGGAGCGAGCATGGTGGAAGCCGTGTTCACGTTGCCGATTTTCCTTTGGGTCTTGTTCGCGATGCTGGATTTGGGCATCGCGGCGCTTCGCATGAATGCATTGTCCGATGCGGCTCGTCGAGCAGGTCGGAGCGCTATGATTCACGGATCCATGGTTCCCGATCGCACGGGAAGCTGGGGGCCGACCGCCTACAGCGGCGCGGTCGCCGATGGTTCCCCAATGGTGTCATCGCTTGCCACGTCCATCCCCACGATGGAACCAGATGATGTCAGCGTGCAGATGGCTTGGTTGGACGGCGACAACCGACCGGGCGACCGTGTTCGGGTGACATTGCAATATCAACACACGTCAATCGTTCCGGGGCTGTTGCCCTGGGGACCGTTTGATCTGGAAGGTTCCACAACGATGACGATTTTGAACTAA